In Hydractinia symbiolongicarpus strain clone_291-10 chromosome 13, HSymV2.1, whole genome shotgun sequence, a single genomic region encodes these proteins:
- the LOC130622883 gene encoding uncharacterized protein LOC130622883 encodes MSRETQNHLDMDSSEESSCASEHSEVYSSETDTSICKGCYDNEPEYTESQLKNICSSKTANDISDDDEDEDLDSSRLENLHWCKCKKCDIHELMTVEECKCCLEFTTLLGEKLEENTCITLHKDFNIL; translated from the exons ATGAGCCGCGAGACTCAAAATCACTTAGACATGGATAGCAGCGAAGAAAGTAGTTGTGCTAGTGAACATAGCGAAGTATATAGTTCTGAAACAGATACAAGTATTTGCAAAGGGTGTTATGATAACGAACCTGAATATACTGAAAGTCAGTTGAAAAACATTTGTTCATCAAAAACTGCGAATGATATTTCAGACGACGACGAAGATGAGGATTTAGACTCAAGCAGGTTAGAAAACTTACATTGGTGTAAGtgtaaaaaatgtgatataCACGAGTTAATGACTGTTGAAGAATGCAAGTGTTGTTTGGAGTTTACAACTTTACTGGGAGAAAAGCTGGAAGAGAATACATGTATTACCTTGcataaagattttaatattcttt ga
- the LOC130622878 gene encoding proton-coupled zinc antiporter SLC30A9, mitochondrial-like produces MKNASKLSVYLVQLKKGSEVLGSCNVLNSKHRSFHCTCIKYNTTDKGPNISSTYKNAHNDKNINKMNVAVADQSFIKDVVFDSPSEQPFYYRPAASTIDYNVVYTKNTFISASRALSDYLLTPEDLEGMRKTFVRTAYNDSNEPPDYCYLKLDVEKRALERWGSMEALRRECGRRREALEAGERYRKGLSSLIGHLKKTVKDQTKKEEENKLFGSRAQRELMVKGSAKVVLYAIASNLTVTFIKFGAYFYTGSASMLSEAIHSLADAANQMLLGVGIWQSIKKPSPDHPYGWSKSRYIYSLISGCGIFFLGCGFSVYHGISELFTPTNLESLYTAYGVLGISFAVESLTMGLALKQVIKSANESGVSLSEYVTRGRDPNAVAVLLEDSAALIGIIIAATSIGLTNYTGNAIFDAVGSISIGALLGIVAVFLIQRNADSLVGRSIHPDRLRQIINVLENDIMIRSLHDVKATDMGADTVRFKAEVNFDGRELTRVHLNRLDMDVVLQEMRKINTPEHVEQFMLEHGEQIIDVLGSQVDRIERNLKKHSPEVRHVDLEIL; encoded by the coding sequence ATGAAGAATGCTTCGAAGCTGTCTGTGTATCTCGTTCAATTAAAAAAAGGGAGTGAAGTATTGGGTTCATGCAATGTTTTGAATTCAAAGCATAGATCATTTCACTGTACTTGTATTAAGTATAATACAACTGACAAAGGACCTAATATTTCAAGTACATATAAAAATGCTCATAATGATAAGAACATAAATAAAATGAATGTAGCTGTTGCTGACCAATCTTTTATTAAAGATGTTGTCTTTGATTCACCATCAGAGCAGCCATTTTATTATCGACCTGCTGCAAGCACCATAGATTACAACGTTGTGTATACAAAAAACACTTTTATATCAGCTTCACGAGCTTTAAGCGACTACTTGTTAACTCCTGAGGATTTAGAAGGAATGAGAAAAACGTTTGTTCGTACTGCTTACAATGACAGTAATGAACCCCCAGATTATTGTTATTTGAAACTAGATGTCGAGAAAAGAGCCCTGGAAAGATGGGGTAGTATGGAAGCTTTACGGAGAGAATGCGGACGAAGAAGAGAAGCATTGGAGGCTGGTGAAAGGTATAGAAAAGGTTTAAGTTCCTTAATTGGACATCTAAAAAAGACTGTTAAGgatcaaacaaaaaaagaagaggaaaataaactttttggttCTCGCGCGCAACGAGAGCTAATGGTTAAAGGATCTGCTAAAGTTGTACTTTATGCTATTGCTTCAAACTTGACTGTTACGTTTATTAAATTTGGTGCATATTTTTACACTGGCTCAGCATCAATGCTGTCAGAAGCAATTCATTCATTGGCTGATGCGGCAAATCAAATGTTGCTAGGTGTTGGCATTTGGCAATCGATTAAGAAACCATCTCCAGACCATCCTTATGGTTGGTCCAAGTCTCGATATATCTACTCCCTTATTAGTGGTTGTGGAATATTTTTTCTGGGATGTGGATTTTCTGTGTACCATGGTATATCTGAACTTTTTACACCAACAAACTTGGAATCATTATACACTGCTTATGGTGTATTAGGTATCTCTTTTGCAGTTGAAAGCTTGACCATGGGACTAGCATTGAAACAAGTTATTAAAAGTGCTAATGAAAGTGGAGTTTCCCTTAGTGAGTATGTTACAAGAGGACGTGACCCTAATGCAGTAGCAGTGTTATTAGAAGATAGTGCTGCACTGATTGGAATTATTATTGCCGCAACTTCAATCGGATTGACAAATTATACtggaaatgcaatttttgatgCTGTAGGATCTATTTCGATAGGAGCTCTTTTAGGAATTGTTGCAGTGTTCTTAATACAAAGAAATGCTGACTCGTTAGTAGGACGATCAATTCATCCTGATCGATTGAGGCAAATCATTAATGTTTTGGAAAATGACATTATGATTCGATCTCTTCATGATGTAAAAGCAACAGACATGGGGGCAGATACAGTACGATTTAAAGCTGAAGTCAATTTTGATGGGAGAGAACTTACTCGTGTCCATTTAAATCGCTTAGACATGGATGTTGTGTTACAAGAAATGAGAAAAATTAATACACCAGAACATGTTGAACAGTTTATGTTAGAACATGGGGAGCAAATTATTGATGTTCTTGGCTCTCAAGTTGATCGAATAgaacgaaatttaaaaaaacattcaccTGAAGTAAGACATGTTGATTTGGAGATATTGTAG